One region of Quercus lobata isolate SW786 chromosome 2, ValleyOak3.0 Primary Assembly, whole genome shotgun sequence genomic DNA includes:
- the LOC115978015 gene encoding TNF receptor-associated factor homolog 1b-like yields the protein MMANLIFDNQDDISRSISDAPPTHYTVKIQSLSLLAKNSVERYETGAFESGGYKWKLVIYPNGNKVKNAKEHVSLYLAIEDADSLPPGWEVHAVFRFFLLDQIRDNYLIIQDTTKKEKRFRGMKLEWGLDKAISIKAFNDVSDGFLVDDTCVFGAEVFVCKERSTGRGECVSLIKDAIANKYVWKIENYSKLNAESYDSKPFNAGDQKWKIRLYPSGKGIGMGSHISLYLALADPTSLPPGLKIYAEFTLRMQDQMYSRHHFGKVSRWFSASSQELGWSRFISIGYMNLTNMGYLVKDTCLVEAEVTVHAVVNALS from the exons ATGATGGCCAATCTTATCTTCGATAACCAAGATG ACATTTCAAGATCTATTTCAGATGCACCACCAACTCATTACACAGTCAAAATACAATCATTGTCATTACTTGCAAAGAATTCAGTAGAAAGATATGAAACGGGGGCATTTGAATCTGGAGGTTACAAGTg GAAATTGGTTATCTACCCCAATGGAAACAAGGTTAAGAATGCAAAGGAGCATGTCTCTCTCTACTTGGCAATTGAAGACGCAGATTCACTCCCTCCTGGTTGGGAAGTGCATGCAGTTTTTCGGTTTTTCTTACTTGATCAGATCAGGGACAACTACCTGATTATTCAAG ATAccacaaaaaaggaaaagcgCTTTCGTGGAATGAAGCTTGAATGGGGATTGGATAAAGCCATTTCTATTAAAGCTTTTAATGATGTTAGTGATGGATTTCTTGTTGATGACACGTGTGTGTTTGGGGCTGAGGTCTTTGTCTGTAAGGAAAGAAGCACGGGCAGAGGAGAATGTGTATCTCTAATAAAGGACGCCATTGCAAACAAGTATGTTTGGAAAATTGAGAACTACTCTAAGTTGAACGCAGAAAGTTATGACTCAAAGCCGTTCAATGCTGGAGATCAAAAATG GAAGATACGTCTCTATCCCAGTGGAAAAGGCATTGGAATGGGCAGCCATATATCTCTATATTTGGCTCTGGCTGATCCAACGAGCCTTCCTCCTGGTTTGAAAATATATGCGGAATTCACATTGCGTATGCAAGACCAAATGTATAGCAGGCATCATTTTGGTAAAG TTAGCCGCTGGTTCAGTGCCTCAAGCCAGGAGCTGGGTTGGTCGAGATTCATCTCAATCGGTTATATGAATCTGACGAACATGGGTTATCTGGTGAAGGACACTTGCTTGGTGGAAGCAGAGGTCACCGTTCATGCAGTGGTTAATGCACTGTCCTGA